The window tttaattattttatttatttattctgaaattccattttaaacagttcatttaaaactttcgattttcgaattaaatttctatttctgaaaattccgatattcacattaatttatttaattattattatcttatttatttattctaaaattcaattttaaacaattcatttaaaacttcCGATTttcgaattaaatttctatttctaaaaaattccaatattcacattaatttatttaattattattattttatttatttattctaaaattccattttaaacaattcattaaaatttccacttccgattttaatttctaattccaaattcacattaatctatttaattattattattttagttatttattttgaaattccactttaaacaattcttcaaaattccaatttccgaacttaatttccgatttccaaaattctaatttctttcaaatttaatatccaaaattccgattcttaaatttaatttttcaagactccaatcttcaaataattttcgagactctaatttccaaataaatctcaaaaatccagttttctcttgAATAGCTTTAATTCTActccgatttttaaataatgttctatttcttttgatttttacacaagcaagaatgatgaatcttcataatttcGAAATAATGGGATTCGTGATATTAATTCAAGCAAGATCAATCGGgcttttggtgggggcccacatatgtgattttatgactgactgattgattaattgatttatttaccatgcttgtttgatttattctgtTCCCTGACATGTGCATAATTTTATCGATTCGTCATTCACTAAtcctgtttcatgatagcgcattcgtgATTGGAGgaccaggtacgcatccactcatgttttgttcattctttatacatgctCTACTTCCCACGTCATGCATGATTAAGGtgagtatccattgactttctcattAATTGTCGCGTcagcttcattctattagtagagacccgtttctagggacttagaggggtgctatggttttaccgtaccttcccaataagtaacttgacccccgaacccgatccggtttttcacagaccaccttttccaaaatatggagtcacacttagggtttttctttcttattttgtttaccctttaaaaataaaacaaaaataagtggcgactccaagtcagttttcttaatcaaataaaatcaatttttcaaaaccaaaatcgagctcgccatcgagtgggaaacgcatgagccgaaatgcggggtccacaccttttcaatgatttttttttatttatatggtgtgctgcttaatttatttaaaataagggCATCTTATTATGTACTTTTGGACAAGAAAATTCCAAACATATGTATATTAGGATAAGATTCTTTTcaactttatgaaatttgcaccttttgaattttttattttttttatttacctttttcttaaaagaaagaATTATTAATTCGAATTACTATATCAATTAGCATACATCGGACAAGGACGTGTTTggtgattatttttaaaaactgttttatgatattttataaaataaaagtttgtttaaaaatttaaaatatttttaatttattttaaataattttaaatatactttaaaagtaatttttttgtttattattttatttatgagtaTTCTATGTGattgtatgattattttttaaaatagtctttacaaaataagtgaaaatagtaaaaaaaacaattaaaaaatgttttgtgAAAATACtgtattttttcttcttaaaaaagaaaaacagtttttaattatcaaatgtatttacttgattttttattttaaaaaataaaaaaaatgttttcgtGTCAAACATACCCTTACTATCAAatccttattttaaataaacttaatttatttaaaataagggCATCTTATTATGTACTTTTGGACAAGAAAATTCCAACCATATGTATATTAGGATAAGATTCTTTTcaactttatgaaatttgcaccttttgaatttttttatattttttatttacctttttcttaaaagaaagaATTATTAATTCGAATTACTATATCAATTAGCATGCATTGGGACAAGAACGTGTTTggtgattatttttaaaaactgttttatgatattttataaaataaaagttagtttaaaaattttaaatacttttaatttattttaaatatttttaaatatactttaaaagtaatttttttttgtttattattttatttgtgagTATTCTATGTGAttgtctaattatttttttaaatagtctttacaaaataagtgaaaatagtaaaaaaaaaattaaaaaatgttttgtgaaaatattatatttttccttcttaaaaaagaaaaacagtttttaattgtcaaatatatttacttgattttttattttaaaaaataaaaaattgttatagtATCAAACATACCCTTACTATCAAATCCTTGTTTTAGCTCCAATTTTAAAGTTAGAATTTTCGGATAGATTTGAAAGAATGGGTGACTAATTTATAAATCGTATGATTGCATCAGGGAAAGAActagaaaaaggagaaaaaatggaaagaatttaaatttttttatttaacttatagaaaatatttaaaatttaaaattttcaaatgttcatTGTTTATGCAGAATAGGTATAAAAATCTAGTAAGAGAATAACAAGTGtattaaaattgaacttttttcttattaattttttctgtttttcctctcatttATTCTTGGTTTCTCTCCCTCCAACAAACTTCTGCAACCCAAACGAAGCCGAAAGATCTACACCATGGGAACAACAGTATATATCAGCAGAAAAacacaacaaagaaaataacataagATAAAACTAAGAAGTATTTTCATTCATAAGCTGAGATCAAAAGATATCATGGAACACCTTCCCAGATTAATTATGCAATGATACATGACCATCTCCAACCCCcacataattcatttatttacatACTTCATGTCATagtggaagatgaagaagaagaagaagaagagacctCTTGTGAGGATTACTTAATTAACTAGCTAGCCAGCAGACATGGAAATCAAACAGCAGCTCCAACATTCTTCAGACCAACTTATAAAAGCAAGAGAGAAATGAGAATGCACTTATAGTATCATTAAGCATGCAaatagatatttatatatatgaagatGACCGACTGTGGGTGGAGTTGGTgagaaaataatgaatgaaaCTCTGCGTCCCCATCTTCAACTGTTTGTACAACAGGGCCAGTATCCTCCTCTTGATGCCTCCCCTAACCGGAACTATGGCCCTATGGTCGCCGGTCGCAGCTGCGGCCAGCCCAATTCGCAGCACCGTCATCGGTGTCTTCTCAACCTCCATCATCATGATCTGCTTCATcatgatatatgtatatgtatatgtcACTCCACCGTCCACACCAACCAACCTTCTAGTTCTAACAGAGAGAAGATTTGCATGAGAAAATGTTGTTTTATGGagagtatttatatatatatgggggGATGGGAATGGGTGAGAGAAGGAACCTTCGTGCCACTTTCGTACCCACTTCTacaattatgtttttttgtGCGCACAACTGCATGAGGGAAGCTGCGAGTGATTCACGTACGCTTCAAGATTAACTAGAGTATCCTGCGCCACTACATGTTAATAACCTGGTATTTTTTGAACTCATGCACGACTGTAgtgactttttattattataagtaTTAATTGATCCAATTTGTAGGGTCATATATATTGAAACATGCAACGATTCGGGTGATTTATGATGATTAGTGGCCCACGTCTTATTACATGGGGGTGGTCCAATTTGTGGGGCTCCATCCTAAGCTGTGTAAGATTGAAGCATtgactttgttttttttgtcgGTTGAAGTAAATGAAGGGGGTCCTAGCCAACTATAATAATTGGGATGCTAGCTAGCTCTTATTTGATAGCGTAAAATTTGAAATACAGCAATGTTgctgttacaatttttttaaaaaaaccctttttccttattaatttcactcctattaaaaataaaaacccttatttttttatgaaaaattataaataaaaaaaaaagtgtgataAAGGGTTACCcactttaaactttttttttttttttcaaaatttccttgaTCCAAACAGAGTGTATTCAGGATGtttcatattttgttatcaAAGTGTGCCCCACATTTGATTTTGGTCCAAATCTAAACATCTTCAATAAAAATGAGATTGGAGGTTTAAAAAAACCTTTTCGAGGGaacaaaacaagagaaaatgTTTACAttccaaatattaatttttgtttttgcacaacttttccaaaaaagatatataattaaaatttgtccTACTGGAATTAGTAGTCTGGTGGCTTTTATAATTGTCAAGCCCAACCTCTAGCCTTGGATTTATTGAAAATCTGTCATTTGGTCAATTATTTTGCATGAGTGCAAAATTGAAAAGTACACCTCCCATATGGTTGTTCTTTACTTGCAAACCCaaataaatcattattataatttgttaaataattcacaagtaaaaattattttaaatattttattaatttacctTATTGATAGAGTACCCAATAACATGTAGTGTAAtctctataaaagaaaaatccaaaaaaagaaaaagaaagtgcTGAAACTGCTAGACGTGACTGGTATATATTATTGTTACAGACAGAGTCTGCTATCATTCAAAGTTGTCTCTTGTTCTACAGTTAAGAAGCCTGTACTCGTGTGAGTACCAGCTCCGCTTGTTTGGATGGAAAACgaaggaagaagagaaaaggaaaaatcaagaGACGTAATCATAGCCTTGCTGGCTGTTGACTTATGCTGCAATGTCATTTGGGTGGTTATATCACtaagaaaagaatttaataGGATATTCAATAaagtcttctattttttttagctaATCTTATATTGATAATCGTTTCATCAAAAGTATACCTCCATTGATCTAGCAATATTCTCAAACCCATTTtcccaatttaattaaatacatttttagaTATGAAATAAAACCCAAATTCAATAATCTAGTCCCTCCACATGCGTACAAGATTGGCAGTGTTACAAGGATTGGAATTAGGCCTATAGTCCAATAAATACAACCTTATATAAATCCAACAGCTGAAACACGAGCTCGAAAGAGACTATTTGTGAATGAGATGTACTGCAGATAAGGAGCATATGTGGTCCTTGACGCACACCTATTCTGCAaacatatacaaagaaaagCTCACCACTGTCTGAATAATTAAGCACCTGGTCTCCAAGAGGATGAAACTGAAGTAACAAGAACACAGCATCAGAAGAGTAGTAACTGGGATATATAGCACAGTTGCTAACGAAAAACTTAAGTTCATGACCAGAGGCTAGGGTTCGTCACAGTTGCAAACAAGAAAACGAGCTATCCTTCCAGCAATGAGTTTAAGCTTAGAAATGAAACTCGTGAATATCTGACGTTTGATGCTTCCCCTGACTGGTGGGGTGATGCCCTTTTCGATCCTTTTGAGCTCCACGCCATGTGGGGTCTTTCTGAACCTGTTGCAGTCTATTATCTTCTCCATTTCTTCAGTTTCAGCGCTCTAGGTATACGGAAACGGAGAGTATTGGTGATGAAAACAAAGAGGCACAAATGCATGAATGAAATACTGAATTATTTATAAACCGAAAAAGGAGGAGTAATTAAGAAAGGTAGCTGTTCTGGACATAACTGTTGAGGTTGACGAAGACATAATGCAAATGAATTGGCACTCTGTCTTTGTATTACAAAATTATTCCAGTCTTTATCAACGTTACTCTAGTCATCCTTTGAACTAATTAATGGAAATATACACGCACTTTCCAGCAACACTAGCTACTACAGTAAAAGAACTAAATAGATCATAACCATATCTATCTGATCAGAAGACTATTCATTGAatattccttctttttttttttccatttttttatttcatgtgtGAAGGCGGCTGTGAATTCGAAAGGatataatatgatttgtttGCATGAAGCTCGAGCCATCATCTTTGGCCTCGGAAACCATTTTAACTTGTAGTTTGGATAAAGAGAATATTAATGTTCTACCAGTAATTAACTAACACAAAGCTTGGCTAGATTATCAGTACGGGTGCATGGTGTCGCTGTCCATAGCCGGCCACAAGAATTTTGCTATTCTACCATTTACTTTGTTCCTGTAAGGACTTCCATGGATCAAAAGCTTGCCCAGAAAAGAATGGACTTGCAAAAGGTgtattcattttgattttggtaaaaataaatatgaaaaaaaaggaGTTCGTTTTTCCGACCTATTAAGACACATGAACATTTATTGGGTTAGCAGGACTTGCAAAACAGCTAGCATGCTCATTTAAACTTTAAGACTTCCACAACTGTATACCCCCTTTCTCATcaatataatgataataacgtctcaagtttttggaaaaaatccAACCAAAAGATGCTCGTCCGCGTTACTTTCCCGTGTACTTGGGAAGTTGGAATACCCATCAaatctatattattattattattattttcaatgatatttttaaatatcggTTGGTTTTCCCCGGCCGGCTACGAAAGGAAGTGATCCACGTGCAAGCTCAGCACACGGATGGTGATTTAAAGCAAGATCGCCCACCAGAGAatgatgtttttatattttcttgtagACGGGAAGAGTAGACTAGAGACTTCCATTTTATAAGTCAACTCCACACACAACGCCCGACCCTTTCCCACCTTCTCGCCTGCACTATCTCAACTTGGATTCATGTTTTACTAATTTTGGCATTGGTTGCTATTCTTTTCTGGATGtattcttttttcattcaaagtctCCAACAATCAAGCAAACTAGGACAAAATGATAAGACCCAAAAATGAATTCaccaaattgatttattataatacGTAGTAAAAGGGAATTAAAGTAAAAGGACATCGACTTCAAGGATTTGTGTGTGAAGTGATTATTGGAGGACTAGTGACTCCAAAAGAGGTAGGTTTGATTAGTATTCATATATACGCGTAAGTGACTTGGTATTTGTTATAAAGTAACGGGGTTTTGAGGACACATCGTCTTCAACCTACTCAGCAAGTCGTAATTCGTTGCTACCAAGCACCAACTGAAACATCCATGGAGATTCTAACGTACGTGCATGACCCCACACGCTTCCTTTGCTGGCAGCATCTCAATCTTCCAGACCCTTTCCCTTTCATGACTAAACTTCATGGAAGAAgctgaaagaaaataagaaaccGGGACCATACAGCCGTGAATTCGCTTGTGGTCCATGGAAATGGGTGTCCCTCGTGACATAGTGTTTGTAGACTGCATGTTGAGATGTACGCTCAGGCCCAGAGATAAAGGCCTTCAGATTGTGCCGGAGGCCCTGGGTAGTTAAGGCCTATCTAACGTTGTCATATCTATTTAGCTTCatatgaaagagaaaaatattattaaatttactCAACTCAGACACCATCTTTAATGAAAATGTTAGATGAGTAACAAGAGACGACCATTGTAACCTGAACTAAAATCCACAAATTTCTTATTGTGTTTACGAGTAGAGTCATGTCATATCAAGTCAAGAGCTGCCATTGGACTCATCCCATCTATAGTCACATAATATGCCAGACAAGCCACAAATATATACACAAAGCATGAAAGGCAAGAGCCATTGATAAATAAAAGGATATACAAAGCAACAGACACCAGCCATTGATAAATCAATAAGGAATGAACAAATGGACCCAGTACCACAAGAATTGCATTCAAAGAAATGTGAATGCAAAAGAATCAAATGATTCCTAAAACAAACATTTCCTTTTCTGCAAAATGAGATTTCTGGCTTCTGAGGATTCCCATTAATTAAAGGGCCTCCTGGTGTATTTCTCATGAAAGCTAAATCCTTCTTAGGCCTTGACACCCAATAGTTGCAGTACTTCAGATTGATGATCAATGTTGCCTTTGAGATTATTTTGCCGGCAACCCAACTCAAAGAAGGAACGTGAAGAAAGCTTGGAAGATGGATTTCGGGTTTCCCCAATTTTGAGGACGAGAACCCTCCTTACTTGCTGTTAACGAACCATGGGTGTGATCTCCCTGTCTTCCCTGAAAAAGAAGCGTAGCATTTCACTCACCATATGCAATTCATGAACAAATTTCAAGCTTGAAATTATGATACAAAGTTGTTGATGCTAGAATAATTTGATCAGATAAttgaagagaaataaaaaaactttgcTTAATCAGATATTGTTAATAGTTAACACAAGAACATTGGTTATTCTATATTGGACTGGggaaaatgtataaatatatgCATCTAAAGTGTATGTTTTATGAACAAACATTAAGACTATACCTGTGCAGCATCCTTCAGTGGCCCCCAACATTCCATACAATTGTACTTAGTTGAGCTGGAGTGGAAATAGACCCGAACTACTGCATCCATTAGCTCTGGATGTTCTCTGAAGAACACAGAATCCCCATGTAACACAGCTTTAAGCACCTACCATgcaccaaaagagaaaaaaatttgagtCCTATATCATTCATTCAATAGTCATAACTCATAATCATCAATCTTATACAAACTAAACAATCTGCATATACAAGATGAACTTACCAGAGGCAATTCCTTGGAGAATATGTGGTATCTGAATTCAGCTGCCAAGTTAAGAAAGAGGCTTGGACCACTCAAATAACAGTGAACATGAAGACACTTTTCCCCCTTTACTTCCTTCCACTCAGCAACCACATCATCCTTGTTGTACCACCCTTTCAACTGCAATACATGAATATGCAAAGATCCAATGAGAATTTCAGGTATTCCAGAGCATAGCACTCTTTTTGTCCAGCTATCCATACACAAACACACTGAGCTAGTCCTCATCGTTCCAGAATGTTTGATTATTTTCATGATCAGGTATTATTACACAAAGTAAGCAAACTTTTCTGTGTGAATGCGTGTAGTGTTGACATCAGGAAGACAGCTTAATTATGTGCTGGAGGAGTAATTAAAAAGAATCCGCACCTGATCAAGGCTGATGATATTGGATATGGTTAAGGTTAGATTAGCTGTAAAGTCACAGTGGGAGAGGGTGTATACTCTTGGACTGATTCCAGAGTAATTATCAATTTCTTCTCCCAGGGGCACAACTTTCAGCTTTGAAGCGTCAAATTTTGCTGGAGGACCCAAAAGCCTAGCAGCCTGAATGTAAGAATATATCAATAGCATGTTGCCTAATTGAGAAATCGGAGAATTAAAAGGTTCTTAACTTGTAACAAAACTTGGAATTTGagctatttaaaataaacaaatgaaatgaaGACCACAGCATTGAATGGACTAGGGacttaaaaaattcaacaacttgttcatttaaaatcaattaatctgTTCcatagaatgaaaaaaaaaatataagaacttGCTTTAGATACACAAGTAAATCATTTACTCATCAAAATAAGGCTCTGTCTGGCTTTCGGAGACcatgaggaaaaggaaaagaaaggaaaatgaaagaaatttttGCTTTCAGGCCAGTTTCGGCTATGCCATACTCGGTGGAATTCATTGCATTTTGCCATTATATACATATGACGGATTAAAGAAACTGGATGCACTTTCACTGTACCCCAACTATAAACATAAGCCCATGCCTTCCACTCTTAGATGAGCATATTGTAATGGTGGTTTTCCATTTTCTATTCTCATTTTCAGATGGTTCAAGGCAATGGGACAACTCAGTGTTTGAAAAGGACTGAAACAAACTGGAGATGGTTCCAGACTCCCCCATCTTTAACTTATGTGTTGCTATTGTCACTAATTAAGGCATAATGCACAACAAAAAGGGTGAGTATATAGCATCAAGCCAAAAAATACAGGAGGCCCTTTTATATCGCTAT is drawn from Vitis riparia cultivar Riparia Gloire de Montpellier isolate 1030 chromosome 18, EGFV_Vit.rip_1.0, whole genome shotgun sequence and contains these coding sequences:
- the LOC117906021 gene encoding magnesium dechelatase SGRL, chloroplastic, with product MACHCAFPFSSSPQRDCFSMTHTSLKPSRASKPVVLSSIGSTKASYNALVFEAARLLGPPAKFDASKLKVVPLGEEIDNYSGISPRVYTLSHCDFTANLTLTISNIISLDQLKGWYNKDDVVAEWKEVKGEKCLHVHCYLSGPSLFLNLAAEFRYHIFSKELPLVLKAVLHGDSVFFREHPELMDAVVRVYFHSSSTKYNCMECWGPLKDAAQGRQGDHTHGSLTASKEGSRPQNWGNPKSIFQAFFTFLL